The Streptomyces sp. NBC_01142 genome has a window encoding:
- a CDS encoding LuxR C-terminal-related transcriptional regulator: protein MRVALVSSNSYGLSGRELQILHLIGEGYSNRGIAEQLIISQRTVERHVSVIMHKMHLSGSPNVNNRVLAAVTWLRSQYSST, encoded by the coding sequence ATGAGGGTGGCGCTGGTCTCGTCTAATTCGTACGGCCTATCGGGACGCGAACTGCAGATCCTGCACCTAATCGGTGAAGGATATTCAAACAGGGGGATCGCAGAGCAGCTCATCATTAGCCAGCGCACGGTAGAGAGGCATGTTTCGGTAATCATGCATAAAATGCATCTCTCCGGGTCTCCGAATGTAAACAATCGCGTATTGGCGGCAGTCACCTGGTTGAGAAGCCAATACTCGTCCACGTAA